The proteins below are encoded in one region of Xenopus laevis strain J_2021 chromosome 8L, Xenopus_laevis_v10.1, whole genome shotgun sequence:
- the LOC108698964 gene encoding uncharacterized protein C14orf132 has translation MDLSFMAAQLPVMGGAFMDSPNDDFATEYSLFNSSANVHAAASVQNQPEEPPRSSNDAILLWIAIIATIGNIVVVGVVYAFTF, from the coding sequence CTTCCTGTAATGGGAGGAGCTTTTATGGATTCGCCTAATGATGACTTTGCAACAGAATACTCCTTATTTAACTCATCAGCTAATGTGCATGCAGCTGCGTCAGTTCAGAACCAACCAGAAGAGCCACCTCGCTCCTCAAATGACGCCATTTTGTTATGGATTGCAATAATTGCCACAATTGGTAATATTGTCGTTGTTGGAGTGGTGTATGCCTTCACCTTCTAA